One segment of Marinobacter sediminum DNA contains the following:
- a CDS encoding CoA-acylating methylmalonate-semialdehyde dehydrogenase, with translation MSNPTIQHYINGQMSEGTSGQNQNVFNPATGKVTGQVALANHNDVQQAVAAANAAFPSWADTPPIRRARVMFKFLELLNTHKDELAEAITLEHGKVFTDAQGEVARGIDIVEFACGIPQLLKGDYTEQVSTGIDNWTTRQPLGVVAGITPFNFPVMVPMWMFPLAIAAGNTFILKPSPIDPSASLMIADLLKQAGLPDGVFNVVQGDKTAVEALIEHPDVMALSFVGSTPIANRIYENGARHGKRIQALGGAKNHMVVMPDADMDKAVDALIGAAYGSAGERCMAISVAVLVGDVADRIVPRLAERAHDLKVKDGMELDAEMGPIVSAAAHERITGYIEKGVAEGAELIVDGREFDGARTGDGCGEGFWMGGSLFDHVTPEMTIYKEEIFGPVLVCVRVPDVATAIRLINDHEFGNGVSCFTESGSVAREFGRRIQIGMVGINVPIPVPMAWHGFGGWKRSMFGDTHAYGEEGVRFYTRQKSIMQRWSDSIDAGAEFVMPTAK, from the coding sequence ATGAGCAACCCGACGATCCAGCATTATATTAATGGGCAAATGTCAGAAGGCACTTCTGGACAAAACCAGAACGTTTTCAACCCGGCCACTGGCAAAGTGACGGGGCAGGTTGCTCTCGCCAATCACAACGATGTTCAGCAGGCTGTAGCCGCCGCCAATGCCGCGTTCCCGAGCTGGGCCGACACGCCACCGATTCGCCGTGCCCGCGTCATGTTCAAGTTCCTCGAACTGCTCAATACTCACAAGGATGAGCTGGCCGAAGCCATCACCCTTGAACACGGCAAGGTCTTCACCGACGCCCAGGGCGAAGTTGCCCGCGGCATCGACATTGTGGAGTTTGCCTGCGGCATTCCCCAGCTTCTGAAGGGCGATTACACCGAGCAGGTTAGCACCGGTATCGACAACTGGACGACCCGCCAGCCCCTGGGCGTGGTGGCCGGCATCACGCCGTTCAACTTCCCGGTCATGGTGCCCATGTGGATGTTTCCGCTGGCCATTGCCGCCGGCAACACATTCATCCTCAAGCCCAGCCCCATCGACCCGAGCGCGTCCCTGATGATCGCCGATCTGCTCAAGCAGGCCGGGCTGCCAGACGGCGTATTCAATGTGGTTCAGGGTGACAAGACCGCCGTGGAAGCACTGATCGAACACCCCGATGTGATGGCATTGAGTTTTGTTGGCTCCACGCCGATTGCCAACCGGATCTACGAAAACGGCGCCCGTCATGGCAAGCGAATCCAGGCCCTCGGCGGCGCCAAGAACCACATGGTGGTCATGCCCGATGCCGATATGGACAAGGCTGTCGACGCCCTGATCGGCGCTGCCTATGGCAGTGCGGGCGAGCGCTGCATGGCCATCAGCGTGGCGGTGCTCGTTGGCGATGTCGCGGACAGGATCGTGCCGCGTTTGGCCGAACGGGCGCACGACCTCAAGGTGAAGGACGGCATGGAGCTGGATGCCGAGATGGGGCCAATCGTCAGCGCTGCGGCACACGAGCGCATTACCGGCTACATTGAAAAAGGCGTGGCGGAAGGCGCCGAGCTGATCGTCGACGGTCGTGAATTTGATGGTGCCCGAACCGGCGACGGTTGCGGTGAAGGTTTCTGGATGGGTGGCAGCCTGTTTGACCACGTAACTCCGGAGATGACCATCTACAAGGAGGAAATCTTCGGGCCAGTGCTGGTCTGTGTCCGTGTCCCGGACGTTGCTACCGCGATCCGCCTGATCAACGACCACGAGTTTGGCAACGGCGTCAGCTGCTTCACCGAAAGCGGTAGTGTTGCACGGGAGTTTGGCCGGCGCATCCAGATCGGTATGGTTGGCATTAATGTGCCTATTCCGGTCCCGATGGCATGGCACGGATTTGGCGGGTGGAAGCGCTCCATGTTTGGTGATACCCATGCCTATGGCGAGGAAGGAGTGCGTTTTTACACTCGCCAGAAATCCATCATGCAGCGCTGGTCCGACTCTATTGATGCCGGCGCCGAGTTTGTGATGCCAACCGCCAAGTAA
- a CDS encoding GMC family oxidoreductase, with the protein MSDNNNAQGQPEFDYIVVGAGSAGCLLANRLSADPANRVLLIEAGGRDNYHWIHIPVGYLYCIDNPRTDWCFRTDPTPGLNGRTLIYPRGKTLGGCSSINGMLYIRGQARDYNQWAEITGEDAWNWDNCLPDFMRHEDHYRLDDGGDADPEHRNYHGHGGEWRIERQRLKWKILEDFAEACIQAGIPRTRDFNRGDNEGVDYFEVNQRAGWRWNTSKAFLRSAEKRPNLTLWHSTHVLGLEMMTGEKPRCTGVRVERPSEGEVLARATREVILSAGAIGSPQLLQLSGIGPSDLLKEHDIPVVADLPGVGENLQDHLQIRSVYKVQGATTLNTMANSLIGKARIGLEYLLTRSGPMSMAPSQLCLFTRSSEEFDYANIEYHVQPLSLDAFGQPLHNFPAITASVCNLNPTSRGTVRIRSKNPKDAPAIAPNYLSTPEDRKVAADSLRVTRRISEQQAFAQYQPEEFKPGLQYQTDDELAKLAGDIGTTIFHPVGTTRMGRADDELAVVDPYLRVRGVSGLRVVDAGVMPTITSGNTNSPTLMIAEKAAGWILTGK; encoded by the coding sequence ATGTCCGACAACAACAATGCACAGGGACAGCCTGAGTTTGACTATATCGTAGTGGGCGCAGGCTCTGCTGGCTGCCTGCTAGCCAACCGACTAAGTGCCGACCCCGCCAATCGGGTGCTGCTGATCGAAGCCGGTGGCAGGGACAACTACCACTGGATCCACATTCCGGTGGGCTACCTCTACTGCATCGACAACCCCCGGACCGACTGGTGTTTCCGGACCGACCCGACCCCGGGCCTGAATGGCCGCACACTGATCTACCCCCGGGGCAAGACCCTGGGTGGCTGCTCCAGCATCAACGGTATGCTCTACATCCGCGGTCAGGCCAGGGACTACAACCAATGGGCCGAGATTACCGGCGAAGATGCCTGGAACTGGGACAACTGCCTGCCGGATTTCATGCGTCACGAAGATCATTACCGGCTGGATGACGGCGGTGATGCCGATCCGGAGCACCGCAATTACCATGGCCATGGTGGCGAATGGCGCATTGAGCGTCAGCGCCTGAAATGGAAAATTCTGGAGGACTTTGCCGAGGCGTGCATTCAGGCCGGTATTCCCCGCACCCGGGATTTCAATAGAGGTGACAACGAAGGCGTGGACTATTTCGAGGTCAACCAGCGCGCCGGCTGGCGCTGGAATACATCAAAAGCCTTCCTGCGATCCGCCGAGAAGCGTCCCAACCTGACCCTCTGGCACTCGACCCACGTTCTCGGCCTTGAGATGATGACCGGCGAGAAGCCCCGGTGTACCGGGGTCAGGGTAGAACGCCCCAGCGAGGGTGAAGTGCTCGCCCGCGCAACACGGGAAGTCATTCTCTCTGCCGGTGCCATTGGTTCCCCCCAGTTATTGCAGCTCTCGGGTATCGGGCCATCCGATCTACTGAAGGAACATGACATTCCGGTGGTGGCCGATCTGCCGGGCGTAGGCGAGAACCTGCAGGACCACCTGCAGATTCGTTCGGTCTACAAGGTGCAGGGCGCAACCACCCTGAACACCATGGCGAACTCTCTCATTGGCAAGGCCCGTATCGGCCTGGAATACCTGCTCACCAGGTCCGGTCCCATGAGTATGGCACCATCACAGCTGTGCCTGTTCACCCGCAGCTCCGAAGAATTTGACTACGCAAATATTGAGTACCACGTTCAGCCCCTGAGCCTGGATGCCTTCGGACAACCGTTGCACAACTTCCCGGCGATCACCGCCAGCGTGTGCAACCTCAACCCAACCAGTCGCGGTACCGTGCGCATTCGCAGCAAGAACCCGAAAGACGCACCGGCGATCGCCCCCAATTACCTGAGCACCCCTGAGGACCGGAAAGTGGCCGCGGATTCGCTTCGGGTTACCCGTCGAATTTCTGAACAACAGGCCTTTGCACAATACCAGCCGGAAGAATTCAAACCCGGTTTGCAATACCAGACCGATGATGAACTCGCCAAGCTGGCCGGTGACATTGGCACCACCATTTTTCACCCCGTGGGCACCACTCGGATGGGGCGTGCCGATGACGAGCTGGCGGTAGTGGATCCGTATCTTCGTGTGCGGGGCGTATCCGGGCTTAGGGTGGTAGATGCCGGCGTGATGCCAACCATCACCAGCGGCAATACCAACTCCCCGACTCTGATGATTGCGGAAAAGGCGGCCGGCTGGATTCTGACTGGCAAGTAA
- a CDS encoding LysE family translocator, with amino-acid sequence MTFATWLTVVTICALGAMSPGPSLAIVLKQTLTGGRCHGMTTAITHGLGVGLYAFLSILGLAAIITASPVAFSVLQWGGALYLAWLGLKGLMAKQSGDSELPDAPTTASAARDGFLIAFLNPKIAVFFLALFSQVVGTDTSMLAKFGYATTAMVIDGTWYLIVAWLFSNPRWLEQLKHKAIWFERIFGAFLVGLAGRLVFGILNGK; translated from the coding sequence ATGACCTTCGCCACCTGGCTGACCGTTGTCACCATTTGTGCTCTCGGCGCCATGTCACCCGGACCTTCCCTGGCCATCGTGCTGAAGCAGACCCTGACCGGTGGACGTTGCCATGGCATGACGACCGCCATCACCCACGGCCTTGGCGTCGGCCTCTATGCATTTCTGAGCATCCTGGGTCTGGCCGCCATTATTACCGCTTCCCCGGTAGCATTCTCGGTCCTGCAATGGGGTGGTGCGCTCTATCTGGCATGGCTTGGGCTAAAAGGTTTGATGGCCAAACAGAGCGGTGATTCGGAGCTGCCCGATGCACCCACGACGGCCAGCGCAGCCCGGGACGGATTTCTCATTGCCTTTCTCAACCCTAAAATTGCCGTCTTTTTCCTGGCCCTGTTCAGCCAGGTAGTCGGCACTGATACCAGTATGCTGGCGAAGTTCGGCTATGCAACCACAGCCATGGTGATCGATGGCACCTGGTACCTTATAGTCGCCTGGCTCTTCTCTAATCCGAGGTGGCTGGAGCAATTGAAGCACAAAGCCATCTGGTTCGAACGAATCTTCGGGGCCTTTCTGGTGGGCCTGGCTGGCCGACTTGTGTTTGGCATCCTGAACGGCAAATAA
- a CDS encoding NAD(P)H-binding protein, giving the protein MVLGATGLTGAKVVEGLLKRSEIEAVVTPVRRKADMAHPKLTQCEVNFDDMDASAGLFDVDVIVCCLGTTIKKAGSREQFRKVDYGYCLKAAELGRAAGASAFILMSAIGATSSSTIFYNRVKGELEDAVRSLGYHYLSIYHPSLLLGERAEQRTAEALGIRVMPLVNLALIGPLEKYRGIEAATVATAMVNEVCALATEPVAEQVVQVREYPDIVDLAN; this is encoded by the coding sequence ATGGTTTTGGGAGCGACCGGGCTGACTGGCGCCAAGGTCGTCGAAGGGTTGCTCAAGCGGTCGGAAATTGAGGCGGTGGTCACGCCGGTTCGGCGTAAGGCTGACATGGCGCACCCTAAACTGACCCAGTGTGAAGTCAACTTTGATGATATGGATGCATCCGCCGGCCTTTTCGACGTTGATGTGATCGTATGTTGTCTTGGCACCACCATTAAAAAGGCCGGTTCCAGGGAGCAGTTTCGCAAGGTGGACTACGGGTATTGCCTGAAAGCAGCCGAACTTGGCCGGGCAGCTGGTGCAAGTGCTTTCATTCTGATGTCTGCCATCGGTGCTACGTCATCCTCAACAATTTTCTATAACCGGGTAAAGGGTGAGCTGGAAGATGCTGTCCGGAGCCTGGGCTATCACTACCTTTCGATTTATCACCCGAGTCTTCTGCTGGGCGAACGTGCGGAGCAGCGGACGGCCGAGGCGCTTGGTATCCGGGTGATGCCCCTGGTTAATCTGGCACTCATTGGTCCGCTGGAGAAATACCGGGGCATTGAGGCCGCAACCGTGGCCACTGCCATGGTCAACGAAGTCTGTGCTCTGGCGACTGAACCAGTGGCGGAGCAGGTGGTTCAGGTTCGGGAGTATCCGGACATTGTTGATCTGGCAAACTAG
- a CDS encoding Solitary outer membrane autotransporter beta-barrel domain — protein sequence MPGDISFIDNISVGINLNYGSVLRGGPLVLLFNEG from the coding sequence TTGCCCGGGGATATCAGTTTTATAGACAACATATCTGTTGGCATTAACCTGAATTATGGCAGCGTGCTCCGGGGCGGCCCGCTGGTTTTGTTATTCAACGAAGGCTGA
- the mtgA gene encoding monofunctional biosynthetic peptidoglycan transglycosylase, which produces MARKSLIQKFLNTLAWSLVGALLLILAVISLFRFVNPPTSSFMLGYRLAEPGQALHQEWVGLSDISPWMPLAVVASEDQRFPHHWGVDFSAIRKALAEYTAGEGLRGASTITQQTAKNLFLWNGRSFVRKALEAGLALGIDSLWPKKRILEVYLNIAEFGPGIYGVESASQLYFGIPARRLSPVQAARLASVLPNPKVLSAMNPSPYVWDRVAWIQGQMSQLSGLNYLRGVLK; this is translated from the coding sequence GTGGCGCGAAAATCCCTGATTCAAAAATTCCTGAACACACTGGCATGGTCGCTGGTGGGTGCTCTGCTGTTGATCCTCGCCGTGATCTCTCTTTTCCGGTTTGTGAATCCGCCCACCTCGAGTTTCATGCTCGGTTATCGATTGGCGGAGCCGGGGCAGGCGTTGCACCAGGAATGGGTTGGTCTGTCGGACATTTCGCCCTGGATGCCACTGGCCGTTGTCGCCAGTGAAGACCAGCGTTTCCCCCATCATTGGGGAGTGGATTTCAGCGCCATACGAAAGGCGCTGGCCGAGTATACGGCGGGCGAGGGCCTGCGGGGTGCCAGCACCATCACTCAGCAGACCGCCAAGAACCTCTTTCTCTGGAACGGGCGGAGCTTTGTCCGCAAGGCGCTGGAGGCCGGGCTGGCTCTGGGTATTGACTCACTCTGGCCCAAGAAACGCATCCTTGAGGTGTATCTCAATATCGCCGAATTTGGCCCGGGAATCTATGGGGTGGAATCGGCCAGCCAACTCTATTTTGGCATTCCGGCCAGACGGTTATCCCCGGTTCAGGCGGCAAGACTGGCGTCGGTGCTGCCCAATCCGAAGGTGCTGAGTGCGATGAATCCCTCTCCCTATGTCTGGGACCGGGTGGCCTGGATTCAGGGCCAGATGTCCCAGTTGTCCGGCTTGAATTACTTGCGCGGAGTGTTGAAGTAA
- a CDS encoding DUF2244 domain-containing protein, with protein sequence MVEHLKYPDGIRLLLTPNHSLSWRGNVRIWLCLLAISAVIAVGMSLAGAWVIIPFAGLELAALATGFYLTSRACQRREVLTIDDTDIHLEKGRARKLAEWTLPKHYARLRLHAPRHPFTPPKLELIHRENNVPLGSFLNIEDTDTLIQLLESRGLVIERKAPDPEIGLWF encoded by the coding sequence ATGGTGGAGCATCTCAAGTACCCGGACGGTATCCGGCTATTGCTGACCCCCAATCACTCTCTGAGCTGGCGTGGCAATGTCAGGATCTGGCTGTGCCTGTTAGCAATCTCGGCAGTGATTGCCGTTGGCATGTCCCTGGCCGGAGCCTGGGTGATCATCCCGTTTGCCGGACTGGAACTGGCCGCGCTTGCGACCGGATTTTACCTGACCTCAAGGGCCTGTCAGAGGCGGGAAGTGCTGACCATTGATGACACCGACATACATCTGGAAAAGGGCCGGGCCAGGAAGCTGGCAGAATGGACCTTACCAAAACACTATGCTCGCCTGCGCCTGCATGCACCCCGTCATCCGTTCACACCCCCCAAGCTGGAGCTGATCCACCGGGAAAACAATGTGCCACTGGGCAGCTTCCTGAACATTGAGGATACCGACACGCTCATTCAGTTACTGGAATCCCGGGGACTGGTGATTGAACGGAAAGCGCCCGATCCGGAGATCGGGCTTTGGTTCTAG
- a CDS encoding alpha/beta fold hydrolase, with product MTAQFKTHTDSATRLPRSVVVPRQGRRIVAKGMALKLLRRLSPDAAGKVVDNLFFSPRRLPLPIPYEYLLDEATSYTQLQYGAYVIPVYSWGDGPVVMMVHGWSGGGIQFGAFVKPLVKAGYRVVVFDAPAHGRAQGSQTNLYDMADVIYKVAASVGPVEAMITHSLGSLAAARVVVDGVRVQHLVMLAPPRDLDSVVTCFGAALGLPAAMVSEQRRRMEQKFGLDVWRQFSFDELAPNLATHGLVVFDSDDESVPASHSGRVHRKWPGSEKLQTEGLGHHELLSHPFVVERVHNTLATAA from the coding sequence ATGACTGCTCAATTCAAAACGCATACAGATTCAGCGACACGGCTGCCCCGAAGCGTGGTTGTTCCGCGCCAGGGCCGGCGGATTGTCGCGAAGGGCATGGCTCTGAAATTGCTACGCCGGCTGTCACCGGACGCCGCTGGAAAGGTTGTCGATAACCTGTTCTTTTCACCCCGGCGGCTCCCGTTACCGATCCCCTATGAATACCTGCTTGATGAGGCGACGAGCTATACCCAGCTTCAGTACGGTGCCTATGTCATCCCGGTATACAGCTGGGGCGATGGCCCGGTGGTAATGATGGTGCATGGCTGGTCCGGGGGCGGTATCCAGTTCGGGGCCTTTGTGAAACCTCTGGTCAAGGCGGGCTACCGGGTGGTGGTGTTTGACGCTCCTGCTCACGGTCGTGCCCAGGGAAGCCAGACCAATCTCTACGATATGGCGGATGTAATCTATAAAGTGGCTGCAAGCGTGGGGCCGGTCGAAGCTATGATCACCCACTCCCTTGGTAGCCTCGCTGCCGCGCGGGTTGTGGTTGACGGAGTCAGGGTGCAGCACCTGGTCATGCTGGCGCCGCCCCGGGATCTGGATTCAGTGGTAACGTGCTTCGGCGCTGCCCTGGGACTTCCTGCGGCCATGGTGTCGGAGCAACGCAGGCGGATGGAACAGAAATTCGGGCTCGATGTCTGGCGGCAGTTCTCGTTCGACGAGTTGGCACCGAATCTTGCCACCCATGGCCTGGTGGTGTTTGACAGCGATGACGAGTCAGTCCCGGCCAGTCACAGTGGCCGTGTCCACCGGAAATGGCCGGGCTCGGAAAAGCTGCAGACCGAGGGACTGGGGCACCACGAGTTGCTTTCGCACCCGTTCGTGGTGGAGCGAGTCCATAACACCCTGGCTACAGCCGCCTAG